One segment of Drosophila mauritiana strain mau12 chromosome 3R, ASM438214v1, whole genome shotgun sequence DNA contains the following:
- the LOC117145107 gene encoding LOW QUALITY PROTEIN: uncharacterized protein LOC117145107 (The sequence of the model RefSeq protein was modified relative to this genomic sequence to represent the inferred CDS: substituted 2 bases at 2 genomic stop codons) translates to MEIFLDLSDPPNHVCSENISFSSRPSFCSNQNLLFCPRXLFFGFXRPLVKIFTTSRINHVLWTLWIVLRMLLLWSLLWTLWTPMWSVRILLWTLWTLLRTIWQLLRWLLVLNAHNLQPKRFDTSCHNTTMVKLTPESYKPQIY, encoded by the exons ATGGAAATCTTTCTTGACCTGTCAGACCCACCTAACCATGTATGTTCCGAAAACATATCATTCTCATCTCGACCCTCGTTCTGTTCGAATCaaaatttgttgttttgtcccAGATAATTGTTCTTTGGCTTTTAAAGACCTTTGGTAAAAATTTTCACT ACTTCTCGAATTAATCATGTGCTGTGGACCTTGTGGATCGTGCTGCGGATGTTACTGCTGTGGTCCCTGCTGTGGACCTTGTGGACCCCGATGTGGTCCGTGCGGATCCTGCTGTGGACCCTGTGGACCTTGTTGCGGACCATTTGGCAGCTGTTGCGGTGGCTGTTGGTGCTAAATGCTCACAATCTGCAGCCGAAACGATTTGATACATCATGCCACAATACCACCATGGTTAAACTAACACCTGAAAGTTATAAGCCACAAATATATTGA
- the LOC117144165 gene encoding uncharacterized protein LOC117144165: MSAAMSEEIRTNPPRMWSRSSASRVVEAAMIGDGPHVLLPRQNNPSQPISTAADQRPRTSTSRRMKFQRKMAFCNKIRSFGGPAFRFGSLSHSDFGMRRDLRGDFHWPMIESWLEFPPYNNEVDEDSEALHESRLFTDRRHWGRAQLYFQQYLGIRHSHHHNPKSNSLKVDLGPGHIKSIYDVLYGMGLKETLWLAFNELLHLH; encoded by the coding sequence ATGTCCGCGGCTATGAGCGAAGAAATCAGAACAAATCCTCCGAGAATGTGGAGCAGGTCCAGTGCGTCCCGCGTCGTAGAAGCCGCAATGATTGGGGATGGTCCGCACGTGTTACTACCACGTCAAAACAACCCAAGTCAGCCAATTTCGACTGCAGCAGATCAACGGCCCCGAACATCAACGTCCCGGCGAATGAAGTTTCAGAGAAAAATGGCGTTCTGCAACAAAATAAGGAGCTTTGGAGGACCTGCATTCAGGTTCGGTTCCCTTTCGCACTCGGATTTCGGAATGAGACGAGATCTGCGAGGCGATTTCCATTGGCCGATGATAGAGAGCTGGCTTGAGTTTCCCCCCTATAATAATGAGGTAGACGAGGATAGTGAGGCGCTCCACGAAAGTAGATTGTTCACAGATCGACGACACTGGGGACGGGCCCAACTGTACTTCCAGCAATATCTAGGGATCCGGCACAGCCATCACCACAATCCGAAATCAAACTCCCTGAAGGTCGATCTAGGCCCCGGACACATAAAGTCCATTTACGACGTCCTGTATGGCATGGGTCTCAAAGAGACCTTGTGGCTGGCCTTCAACGAGTTGCTCCACTTGCACTAG
- the LOC117143593 gene encoding male-specific sperm protein Mst84Da: MYMYVNPNYVLVGGPCCGPCGGCGPCGGCGPCCGGCGPCCGPCGGCGPCCGGTSSFCGCGPCC; this comes from the exons atgTACATGTACGTCAACCCGAATTACGTTTTGGTTGGG GGCCCCTGCTGTGGTCCCTGCGGCGGATGCGGACCCTGTGGTGGATGCGGCCCCTGTTGTGGTGGGTGTGGCCCCTGCTGTGGTCCTTGCGGAGGATGTGGACCTTGCTGCGGCGGCACCAGCAGTTTTTGCGGTTGCGGTCCTTGCTGCTAA
- the LOC117143591 gene encoding toll-like receptor 2 type-1 produces the protein MKVRNYIPNENFTALVCTQNNCNFIRGINGLECPKPCQCLYIFDDLELNIDCSNMGLLQIPPLPIPIYGGVKLNFSNNCLSKLPTMTLPGYKSVTRLDVSRNMLTNLSINHLPAKLDYLDVSFNEIINMDNALIKYLKNVTIFKQSGNQWTIHCDDKPLINFFRHLKLIIRMKSVEVRPMFLHSLTELPKGFLKFLGKHFIWLGVRKQEYYLINEEQLLHSMHRNLNNLTTIMSIYKNMEWLHQKLILVNQEYDLFYIREMAAPCPHKCECCYSRDSLILKIDCSNKFVYNFPDIVARNSLLMGKQNISSPIELHLSKNNISNITIAMLPKELRFLDLRFNNLVTLDDKVLSYVKKNSIETKLSGNPWNCDCKSRSVLSILRDHEPLEYDVTLKRCNISRTDCPDACVCCLDNLKWPSFIVDCRGEGLLQMPELSSRVTYVDLRNNNLTALSQKNRSYFEKRSLKLLLLDNPWSCTCNDIEKVNFMKSVSSSILDFTKIKCSNGEKLVSINEHIVCPSELVYYLALAVSLVATIIALNFLIWFRQPVLVWFYEHGVCLSLAARRELDKDKRFDAFLAFTHKDEPLLEEFVDRLERGEPRFRLCFYLRDWLAGESIPDCIGQSIKDSRRIIVLMTENFMNSTWGRLEFRLALHATSRDRCKRLIVVLYPNVKNFDSLDSELRTYMAFNTYLERSHPNFWNKLIYSMPHTKLR, from the coding sequence ATGAAGGTTAGAAACTACATTCCCAACGAGAACTTCACAGCTTTAGTATGCACACAAAACAATTGTAATTTTATTCGTGGCATCAATGGGTTAGAATGCCCAAAACCTTGCCAATGTCTGTATATATTTGATGACTTGGAATTAAACATAGACTGCAGCAATATGGGTCTTTTGCAAATTCCGCCCCTACCAATTCCAATTTATGGAGGTGTAAAGTTGAATTTTTCCAATAATTGTCTCTCTAAGTTGCCAACTATGACTTTACCTGGATATAAATCAGTGACAAGGCTTGATGTTTCGCGGAATATGTTAACCAACTTAAGTATCAATCACCTTCCAGCAAAACTGGACTATCTTGATGTAAGCTTCAACGAAATAATTAATATGGACAACGCTTTAATCAAATACTTAAAAAATGTCACCATCTTTAAGCAATCAGGCAATCAATGGACTATTCATTGTGATGATAAGCCGTTAATAAATTTCTTTAGACATCTCAAATTGATAATACGGATGAAAAGTGTTGAAGTGAGACCTATGTTCTTGCACTCCTTAACCGAATTACCTAAGGGGTTTTTGAAGTTCTTGGGAAAACACTTCATTTGGCTAGGTGTAAGAAAACAAGAATACTATTTGATCAATGAGGAACAGTTGTTACACAGTATGCATCGCAATCTGAACAACCTAACTACAATTATGAGCATCTATAAGAATATGGAATGGCTACATCAAAAACTAATACTCGTCAATCAGGAGTATGATCTATTTTATATTCGTGAAATGGCAGCCCCCTGCCCTCATAAATGCGAGTGTTGTTACAGCCGCGATtcacttattttaaaaatagattgcagtaataaatttgtatataacTTTCCCGATATCGTTGCTAGAAATAGCCTTCTTAtgggaaaacaaaatatatcaAGTCCTATAGAACTTCATTtatctaaaaataatatttcaaaCATAACCATCGCAATGCTACCAAAGGAACTAAGGTTTCTTGATCTACGTTTCAATAATCTCGTTACCCTGGATGATAAAGTCTTAAGTTACGTTAagaaaaattcaattgaaacTAAGCTTTCTGGGAATCCCTGGAATTGCGACTGTAAATCGAGATCAGTCCTTTCCATTTTGAGAGATCACGAGCCCCTTGAGTATGACGTCACGTTGAAACGTTGCAATATATCTCGAACGGATTGTCCAGATGCTTGTGTCTGCTGCTTGGATAACTTGAAATGGCCATCATTTATTGTCGATTGCAGAGGAGAAGGACTTCTACAGATGCCTGAACTTTCAAGCAGGGTTACCTATGTGGACCTAAGGAATAACAACCTTACGGCCCTGTCACAAAAGAATCGATCTTACTTCGAGAAGAGATCGTTAAAGCTGCTTTTGCTTGACAATCCCTGGTCTTGTACTTGCAACGATATAGAAAAGGTAAATTTCATGAAAAGTGTATCTTCAAGTATATTAGACTTCACTAAGATAAAGTGCAGTAATGGTGAGAAGCTTGTCTCGATTAATGAGCATATTGTGTGCCCATCTGAACTCGTATATTATTTGGCACTCGCGGTCTCCCTAGTGGCCACGATCATTGCCTTAAACTTTTTGATATGGTTCAGACAACCGGTCCTGGTCTGGTTCTATGAGCACGGTGTGTGTCTCAGTCTGGCAGCCAGACGAGAACTTGATAAGGACAAGAGGTTCGATGCCTTTCTGGCGTTTACCCACAAGGACGAGCCTCTGCTGGAGGAGTTCGTAGATAGGCTGGAACGTGGTGAACCCAGGTTCCGACTCTGCTTCTACCTGCGAGACTGGCTAGCGGGTGAATCAATTCCCGATTGCATTGGCCAATCCATAAAGGACTCGCGGCGCATTATTGTCCTCATGACGGAGAACTTTATGAATTCCACCTGGGGTCGCCTCGAGTTTCGACTGGCCCTCCACGCCACCTCACGCGATCGCTGCAAGCGTCTGATCGTGGTGCTCTATCCAAATGTAAAGAACTTCGACAGTCTGGACAGCGAGCTAAGGACCTACATGGCATTTAACACCTATCTGGAAAGAAGCCATCCGAACTTTTGGAATAAGCTGATTTACTCGATGCCGCATACCAAGTTACGTTGA
- the LOC117144472 gene encoding male-specific sperm protein Mst84Dd has translation MGCTPGGPCCGSCGPCCGPCCGPCCGPCGPRCGPCGPCGPCGPCGPCGPCCGPMEKRNGLQRCCPF, from the coding sequence aTGGGCTGTACACCGGGCGGACCTTGCTGCGGATCTTGTGGACCGTGTTGCGGACCCTGTTGTGGACCCTGTTGTGGACCCTGTGGACCGCGTTGTGGTCCTTGCGGACCATGTGGACCTTGTGGACCTTGTGGACCTTGTGGCCCGTGCTGTGGCCCTATGGAAAAACGAAATGGCCTTCAGCGGTGCTGTCCTTTTTAG